In Scyliorhinus canicula chromosome 18, sScyCan1.1, whole genome shotgun sequence, a single window of DNA contains:
- the mrpl12 gene encoding 39S ribosomal protein L12, mitochondrial, whose translation MLAALGRGVGPARGLLRRELQTFCARRALRASACNRCDALVTPPLDTAPKDYSPKIKQLVQEIASLTLLEIADLNELLKKTLKIQDIGMMPMAGAMAAAQPILQAEDEAAPVKKEKTHFTVKLTEFKAAEKVKLIKEVKNCISGINLVQAKKLVESLPQEVKTNVSKEEAEKLKSALEAAGGTVQLE comes from the exons ATGCTGGCGGCGTTGGGGAGAGGGGTCGGGCCCGCCCGGGGCCTGCTCAG GCGAGAGTTACAAACGTTCTGTGCCCGGCGGGCCTTGAGGGCCAGCGCCTGCAATCGCTGCGACGCCCTGGTAACACCGCCCCTCGACACTGCCCCCAAGGATTACTCCCCAAAGATAAAACAACTGGTGCAGGAAATAGCGAGCCTAACACTTCTCGAAATCGCCGACTTAAATGAACTGCTTAAG AAAACGCTGAAAATTCAGGATATTGGAATGATGCCGATGGCTGGAGCAATGGCAGCTGCTCAGCCGATTCTCCAG GCAGAAGATGAGGCGGCCCCAGTAAAGAAGGAGAAAACGCATTTCACCGTGAAACTGACGGAATTCAAGGCGGCAGAGAAAGTGAAACTCATTAAAGAAGTGAAGAACTGCATTTCTGGCATCAACCTTGTGCAG GCGAAAAAGCTGGTGGAATCCCTTCCGCAAGAGGTAAAAACCAACGTCTCGAAGGAAGAGGCAGAGAAACTGAAGTCGGCCCTTGAAGCAGCAGGAGGAACAGTTCAGCTGGAATAA